The following are encoded together in the Bicyclus anynana chromosome 2, ilBicAnyn1.1, whole genome shotgun sequence genome:
- the LOC112045295 gene encoding uncharacterized protein LOC112045295 → MEPTDYCFKPYNWLREAAVFNKNEAQIPYEWLEANADIIALLFTASGVDKDGIIEKFFEIYENAKFVNVPIEVINVPLDDNAEEMLKAYENQPNWFTLKFACPLISTLKYMYGITCIPHLLVMRDDGTVVSSHAISDLEEYGKNAIITWLSKTASTKKHRKFSKELPMYGEKWHYLNADPNKSAKAVYLRRFSNYARDDDITVTAPSNISSSVN, encoded by the coding sequence atggaaCCAACCGATTATTGTTTCAAGCCTTACAACTGGCTTAGAGAAGCTGCGGTTTTCAACAAAAACGAGGCACAGATACCATATGAATGGCTTGAGGCAAATGCAGATATCATTGCCCTACTTTTCACAGCCAGCGGGGTCGACAAAGATGGAATCatagaaaaattctttgaaattTATGAAAACGCCAAATTTGTCAACGTTCCAATCGAAGTAATTAATGTACCATTGGACGACAATGCAGAGGAGATGCTAAAGGCTTACGAAAACCAACCGAATTGGTTCACTCTTAAATTTGCATGTCCTTTAATATCCACACTTAAATACATGTACGGTATAACATGCATACCCCATCTACTAGTGATGAGAGACGATGGAACAGTAGTTTCCAGCCATGCTATATCAGATTTAGAGGAGTATGGTAAGAATGCTATTATAACGTGGCTATCAAAAACAGCATCAACTAAAAAACATAGGAAGTTCAGTAAGGAATTGCCAATGTATGGAGAAAAATGGCATTATTTAAATGCAGACCCAAATAAAAGCGCTAAAGCAGTTTATCTAAGAAGATTCTCTAACTATGCAAGGGATGACGATATTACGGTAACAGCACCGTCTAATATATCTAGTTCAGTCAACTAG